One genomic window of Tribolium castaneum strain GA2 chromosome 10, icTriCast1.1, whole genome shotgun sequence includes the following:
- the LOC107397473 gene encoding uncharacterized protein LOC107397473, whose amino-acid sequence MYQVFSFLAAVNLVVPKVRLPVEMWSTIFRFLDPSSLLNVVRTDGLWREISHGDPVLRRTVQEELAAERRRRHEEILNPGLLMTIERQGPTKLFGTNGTKTVRCKAPTVVQQPPVEFMRPVEKTKRRGPQRGAKIDRTHTRKLLRL is encoded by the exons ATGTACCAAGTGTTTTCTTTCCTCGCCGCTGTGAATCTCGTCGTGCCGAAGGTGCGTCTGCCCGTGGAGATGTGGTCCACCATTTTTCG GTTTTTGGATCCTTCATCCCTCCTGAACGTCGTTCGGACTGATGGTCTATGGAGGGAAATCAGTCACGGAGACCCAGTTTTGCGGAGAACAGTCCAAGAAGAACTGGCTGCCGAACGTCGAAGACGTCACGAAGAGATTCTGAATCCGGGCTTGCTGATGACCATTGAGCGTCAAGGACCAACGAAGCTGTTTGGTACCAATGGTACGAAAACGGTTCGTTGTAAAGCCCCAACCGTCGTCCAACAACCACCCGTTGAATTTATGCGACCTGTTGAGAAAACCAAGCGACGAGGGCCACAACGAGGCGCGAAAATTGATCGGACTCATACTCGTAAATTATTAAGATtgtaa